One part of the Mycobacterium marinum genome encodes these proteins:
- the bioD gene encoding dethiobiotin synthase, protein MTVLCVTGTCTGVGKTVVTAALASQANQAGIDVVVCKPVQTGTGNGDDDLAEIGRLSGVTELVGLARYPLPMAPVAAAEQAGQPLPSRDQLVQHIRGLDRPGRLTLVEGAGGLLVELADSGGTLRDLAVDLGAAMLVVVAAGLGTLNHTALTLEALAAQKVSCAGLVLGSWPAHPGLVESSNRDALARLAPMRAVLSAGAAQLSVADFAVMSAGAFDREWVATLVG, encoded by the coding sequence TTGACCGTCCTGTGCGTCACCGGCACCTGCACCGGGGTCGGCAAGACGGTCGTCACCGCGGCGCTGGCGTCCCAGGCGAACCAAGCGGGTATCGACGTGGTTGTGTGCAAACCCGTTCAGACTGGCACCGGCAACGGCGACGACGATCTGGCCGAGATAGGTCGGCTATCCGGGGTAACCGAGCTGGTCGGCTTGGCGCGTTACCCGTTGCCGATGGCGCCTGTCGCGGCGGCGGAGCAGGCCGGGCAGCCGCTGCCCAGCCGCGATCAGTTGGTGCAGCACATTCGGGGTCTGGACCGTCCGGGCCGGTTGACGCTCGTCGAAGGTGCAGGCGGATTGCTCGTCGAGCTCGCCGACTCCGGCGGCACGCTGCGGGACCTCGCGGTCGATCTGGGTGCCGCCATGCTGGTGGTGGTCGCCGCGGGACTGGGCACGCTCAATCACACCGCATTGACCCTGGAAGCGCTTGCGGCGCAGAAGGTTTCATGCGCCGGTCTGGTGCTCGGCAGTTGGCCGGCGCATCCCGGATTGGTGGAATCCTCGAATCGGGACGCCCTGGCTCGCTTGGCTCCCATGCGGGCCGTGCTTTCCGCCGGAGCCGCGCAGCTCAGCGTTGCGGACTTCGCGGTCATGAGTGCGGGCGCGTTCGACCGCGAATGGGTAGCCACGTTGGTCGGTTGA